The DNA sequence AACCTAGCTTTAATGAATCTATACTACCAAAATGTCAGTTAGAACAGAGGATTTCGGATTTCTCCTTAGTGACTACCCTCTTATTATGCAAGAGTCAAGATTGTAACCATTAATGTAAGTTGAACTTTTGGATTAGGTGAGGTTGTTTACCAGTTGATGTCCTTGTTTTGGGGGATTTATATGAGaagtgattattattattttgataagtaataatatgAAACGTGACTATTAAAGTGCGAGGCTATGAAATGTAATGGTTGATGAAAGTTCTTAGTCTACATCTTGTTGTTGACTTGAATTCCCGATCTTTGTAACgccatattttcattttcaccagTTTTTGAAACTTGTAGTGCTTTTATATTCCTAGATCGGATAAATATGTGAATATTAGTTGCCTGTTTTAAACTCATGACGTATCCTTTCTTGGTCTTAACTACATATTTGCTTGTATATTAGGTGCCAATATTGAGTTGACTGCCCTTTTGAGTACTTTGGTCCTTGAAATCTGCTTCAAAGGGCCTTGAAATCTGCCAAAAGAATGTATCTTCCTTTGTCTTCTAGGTTATTgttaatcattaaattttagTTTGCGTCTCTTTTGATCTCTTGTATTGCTTAAAGTATAGCCTCTCTCTTTTCTGTGATCAATGTTGTAATGTTGTTCAACTCTCTGCTTCATTAGTTTTGTTCTGAAGGCATATGCTTTTTAAATCTAAGGTTCTTGAGCAGCTGTCCTTTGTTTTGCAGGTCTATCTGGCTTATTACTATCATCAAGTTTGGTTGATCATTATTACACTGATGGGCAAGTTCTCATTAGTTTGACTTGTCTACTCTTTTCccaataattgttttttttttttgtcttggtGATTTCTAATCTCATAAATGTGCAGGATGACTTGGGGCAAATTACAAGGCGGAGTCTTCCTTAACATCGTATACGCTATTCCAACAGCAACGGGACGCAGGCCTTCTTTGTCCACATCGTCCGTATTCGTTGGTTCTGTTGGACACGTGTATCAAAGTAGGTGCTGCTGAACTACGAAGCTTCCACGTGTGATGAGATTGATGTTGTCATATATTCTATCTGCTGTGAAGTGGACTTTTTATGTGGCTTTCAGTGAGCAATCAGAGTTGAACCTCCGTGTACGTGTACCgacaataaaaatgagaaaaataaagggatttaattaaaaaagaattaaaacatcATCAACGAAGATGTTTTCCTATATTATTGGAAAATTGAGTTAAGAGTGACAAGTGGCAGAGGCCTGATTAATTAGAAGTAGTTGCGCCCGTTCCCACGACTTACCCGGGGCTCATTAATCACAACTTCTACTCAAGTTGACTGCCGACCTCACCCGAAAGACTCCAGATTTTCCCAGCACTGCCACAACACAAATACACCGAACGCTCACCTCCCTCTTTTCCTTCTCACCCGAGAAATCCAGATGCTCACGTCTATTAATTACTCTCTTTTAACAGCATCCCAACTTCTCCTTCAATTCTTTTCACATTATAATGGCCTTCTCCCATTTTCTGAGCGTCTCCTAAGCTTTCCCACTTCTAACTTATAAAGTATCAAACGCGACTTTCTATTTTTCTGTATAGCTCTTCCATATCACAAGGTTTGGTCTTGGCTACCGCCatggaaaatatatttcttgCTTGTTCTTGCTTTTGAGGTTTTGTTCTCGCTATGTCTTCCATATCACAAGGTTTGGTCTTGGCTACCGCCATGGCTATCTCTAGCACAGCCCTGTTTCTTGCTTATTGTAGGCAGAAGTCTTTCCCACCGACCCAGATTTCCGAAAATCAGGATCCCCAGCACCCGGAAAAGCAAATTCTACGTTCTTGCTTATATTCAGGTACGTGGGTGtcccttatattttttttcccttttaatatggtttttttttttttttgtctttttcggATATTTGCTCTGCGCAACCGTCGAACACATCCGATCATTCCGGTTAACAAATAGTTTGTGTGTTTTCTCTTCATTATtgcagaggaaaagaaaaaggagagaaagaagaagaaagtgcaATTTGCAGAGGATGTGAAGGACCCAAGTGGGAATGGCGACAAATACAGGAAGGAGCAAACGAAACCGAGCAAAGCTGAAATGGATTGCAGAAACAAAATCCGGGGAGTTCGTGGAATGCCAGAGAATCGGATTGCTTTGTACAATGGAATTCTCAAAGACCGTGTGCAAAGAATGCAGTGTTCATATTGATGAGTTGTAAACTTCTTGGATTTTCTGGTATGGCTCTCACAAGAAGAAAAATCTTGGTTTTCTTGTGGTTTGTAAATACTTGGGCTCTGTCCAACTCATcgtttttacatttaaaaaaaaaaaagaaaaaaaaaaagaagaagagaaatattgGGTAAAGTTTTGTTTCCATCCaaatttattattcattctaTATAGTTTCAGTGGTGGGATTTAATAGTCAGTTTCATTCTAATATTTGCTTGAATTGTGGTTGAAAATAATTTGGTAAAATATtcatagtaataataataaaaggatCCTTGATTAACATGATCATTGTAATATAATCTTCAGCCAtgtcattctttcatttttttttaaaaaaataataagaagaaaaggCATTGGGTGGCTTCTGGACCACACTCATGCTCGTTcgtatatattgtatattagCTAACTAATATGTTTGATGATTATCCATCTATTGGCTAATATTCAATTATTCATCGAGTTGGGGTTTGTAGTTTTCTTAAAAACCAGAACATTCAGGGTTCAACCCAAGATAAAGACAAGCTTTTGTGGTGGGATAGGTTGTGAAAGACGGGTGTTTTTCGAGTGGATAATTAGAACCGAGTTAAAGACCAATGGCTTATTAGAACTGCAGCAGCTGAGTTGATTGAAAGACCCAACCCATCACAGGAATGAAGTGAAGTTTGAATTAATTGCAAAGGCCGAATTCTTGTGAGTTTTGAGAGTGACACTTTCTTTGGAACCACACAACAAAGAGGTGTTGAGCACTTGAGCCCCCCCTTCAATTATTGAGTCACATACAGTTGTCTGTGAGCTAAGATATCAAACcagcccaacaaaaaaaaaaaaaaattttgaccaaaCCAACTGTTAACAGAAAATAACATCTCTCTGTTTTTAttgatttgttgaatttttttttcctttttttttgggggggctTTATCTTGGTAGGTAGTGGTAGATATTGTGAAAATGGGGTTGCAGATTATCagttttatttaatgaaatggttgaGACTTCACATCCAGTGGTGCAAATTGCAGAGAGTGGCAGACAATATGCAGCTGCAAGCGTTACATCTTGGTGATCTTTAATAACTCTTTTCTTTTGACTCTTACATTGCATATTGGTGCGCATTGCACTAATGCATTATGCATGCTTTGATTTCCTTTTCTCGCCTTTGACAAGAATCTGAAAAGCCCTTTTCCTGCTCATGGAGGCTTTGTATTCTATCAAGCATCTGGACAGACACAAGCATCAAGAATCCCAACAAGTTCTTTTCCCActcgaaaataaaaatttaaggaGGCAAAATGGTCCTGCAAATGAGATGTATTTGTTTGTTATCTGCCAAAAGAAGGTATTCATTGGTTTAAACGGAAAGGGAGAACGACAAGGTACAACATTTTCTGGGTACGGCTTCTAGCAATTGAATTTAATCTGCGTCATTTTACCTTGCTTTCTCAATCTCCCAATCACATGCCTCAAGCGGGCAAAGGTCGAATCTTCTCGACACAAAGGAGTTGGGGTTTTTAAAGATTTGACTGCTGACTTCGTTTACtttaatttgagtttttttttgggggggggggggggt is a window from the Juglans regia cultivar Chandler chromosome 7, Walnut 2.0, whole genome shotgun sequence genome containing:
- the LOC109013126 gene encoding uncharacterized protein LOC109013126 is translated as MSSISQGLVLATAMAISSTALFLAYCRQKSFPPTQISENQDPQHPEKQILRSCLYSEEKKKERKKKKVQFAEDVKDPSGNGDKYRKEQTKPSKAEMDCRNKIRGVRGMPENRIALYNGILKDRVQRMQCSY